CCAAATCGGTTCTTCAGGAGTATAGCCTTTTCCTTAAAAAGACCTAACTTTACGAAGCCTTAGAACAATTTTGGGTAGTCTTTGCCTTATTCGTAAAAGAGACCTCAAAACGGAGACCTCCAAGTCCCCGCAGAGCCTCTCCTTGAAGAGTTCGTTCCAGCTAATTCAAACACCTAACTAAGCAACTTGAATGGAAGGCTAACAAATGAATGAACTGTTCTCCCCAGCTGTTACAAACTATCAGATGGTCAAGAATTGACATGAATGAAGGGAATTGATTTCAAGGATCATATAAAGAGGGAATTTGTGAAATAAGAGTTACGGGAACAACTAGTCAAACAGAAGCATGAGTTAAGTGATGTTGCTAACTTCCTTTGATGGGTGGATTGGACATGGAAGGATTGAAATAACAAGTGGTAACGTGAATCAGCTAAGGTTGCCTTTTTCAAAGCAAGTAAATTAGTGGCTTCACCTATCTTATTGTGTTGTAGACATCTTGAACCTGCCTTTCCCGCTATAGTTTGGAGCTCACCCTTTATTTACACCGACCCAATCTACAATAAAAACaaatataaaagaaaaggtggtAATAAAGAAATCTAGCGAAAGCTAACTGTTAGCTATAAATAAATGATTTTGTTTTCTATCCGGCAGCGCTGATGCTTTTTATGTAGTAAAGAAGGAAATTATTGGAGTTAGCATTGAGGTTTCTGGAGCGATTGACGGATTATCACTTTCGGGACATTAGAGGTCGTGGACAGTAGTCATAGCCAGTGCTCAAAATTTTGGTCGAAATTTTGTGAATTTTGTGAAATTTCGGTCTTTTCGACGGTGAAAGAAATCTTGTCCAAAATTTCATTCTCTTCATCGAAAGATTCACTTTTAGTCCAAATTTCAGCCGAAATTTCACAAAATTTGGTGTTTTCGCCAGGGACTGAATCCTAAACCCTGCTCATAGCTCCTCTATTTCTCAAGGATCTAGCTTCCTGTTTGCACTCTTTCTAGGCTATCTTCCAGCAGTGCGATAGGGAAGCTGGCAGTGAACGGATTCATCCAGCAAATGCGGCCATACTACTAGCTCCGGCTAGTCCTTGCTTCATGAGGTACATACTTCTTCCAGTCTGCTCTGTGGTCGAGCTTTCATTCTCGGACACCTACATTCCCAACAGGCTAGGGCAAATACACGATGTCGGAATGATTCCTACGCCTTGGATCGAATGCTCCGGCAAAGTAAACCTAAACAATTAATTGCCCAACCCGATAAGTAGTTTTTGAATGATTCGCGCTAGCCAGGGGTGCTTGCGACGGAGAACATTCTCTTTTCTTGTTTCCCTCCGGTTCCGGGCAGCAGCCACAGCGTGGACTGAAGAACGTCTAGACTGTTGCAGCCGTCGGAAATCTTTGCCATCCTGCCACACCACACAGCgttaaataaaaaaagaaatcaaagaatgGTCAGTCCTGCTGGCTGCTAGCGGCGAACAAAGCCGGAGCATCATTTTTCAGATAAACACAAGAAGGCGACGACTCGTACGTCGTGACCACCGAGAAAACGACATTTTCCTTCCCATTTCCCAACAGCGTGACAGTAGACAAGCACGGAAAGATTCATCGACCGTGTCTGAACTCAACTAGAACAGAAGTTCAGTCGCTGTCGCGTTtatatattaattagaagtattaaatatatgttaattacaaaaccaattgtataaatgaaagTTAATTCGTGaaaattatgcttaatagattgtctcgcgaattagccacgacttatgcaattaattttatgattagttcacgtttagttttttaattggtatcaaacataCTCGAATTAAAATTTTGTCCAATGGTAAGACTGAAATTACAACCAGTCAACGGTAAAATTGAAGAGTATAATCGGACTAGGAGGTGACCTGTATTTTGAGAAGCAATTTGCTCTtcataagagcaactccaagagtatcctaaaaaattcttccccaaaactatgtattgggggttcttccaaaaaaaatttcccccaaaaacatatcagttcacaacagatcgctaataaatagcccccaatatttcaaacacaggccacgtcatcgtattgggcccatcggaagggactgGCGGGCGTgcaggaatcaggattgggggaggaacaccaacgctaaaatatacgtggtggcaggctgttttttagcgtcgctaaaaaattggggaaggtttaggtggattgttggagttcattttttctctcttttttctaaaaaaggtattgggggtaagattagcagcctcttggagttgctctaagtcCCTCATCGAAGGGCAAGCAACGGCGTTGCCAGCAGGGCGCCGGCCATGGCTTCCCGGATTTTCCTTGGTGTCGTTGCCGTCGTGGCCGCCTGACTGCTCGACGGCGGGCAACTCGCGACGTGGCCCGATCCACCACCCGAGTTTTCTGCCAGGATTCGTTCTTTAAAGATATGTACAAAATAGATCGCGATCCAAAGTTTTGCAGAAAGACCCGTGTGATGGACTGGCTCCATTGCCgtcgctcctcccgccgcccccgccgccgttaCAACCATCCGCCCTAGATGGAAGAATCGCACTGTCGTATCTTTCTATTGGACAGAAAAATTGATGATTCCTTTCGGTTTGGACGGTAGACTGCCACCGCGACCGTGCTCGAGGACggcgcaacgccgccgccgcggtggagtCAAGTGATTTGGGAGCAATGTTGGCGGCGAACTAATCAGCGGCTTGAGTCGTTTCCACAATGCCGGAACTTCATCTGCCGTCGCGCGCGCTGCCTTGGCTGTGCGATCGCGTGGTCTGGGAACAGCTGAGAGCGGCGTGCCGTGCGCAGTGGCCAGTGGCCTGGCTgctagctcctcctccttcaagcAGCGGGATCAGACGATGACGCGGCGAGCGGGGGCAACGGCAAGGATAAAGCGAGTAACCATGGCCGttggccggccggcgacgccgtTGCTTACAGTTCTTCGCTTTGCGACGAAGAATCTAGAGTCAGGTGGTTATTGAGCATTTGGGCTGTCCAATTCTTggatgatgaaaaaaaaaaaggaggatttAGCACCTCAGAATGCAGAAATCGGATTTACTCAAAAGTAGTCAGAGATTCAGAGTCTCAACAAGTCAGCAGTCAGCTTACTGTAAAAAAAGGGGGCCAATTTCACAAGAGTGGAGAAGGTTGTGCTAGACAGCAGATATAAAATTGTTGCTTTGGACATGCGTTAGGCGTGGGTATGTAGGTGGGTGATCGCGACGGAGACCATTCTCTTTTCCAGCTAGCAGCCACAGCGTCGACTGAAGAACGTCCAGACTCTGTTGCAGTCGTCGGAAACCTTGCCATCCTGCCACACCACACAGCGGAAAAAcaaaacacacacacgcacacaccaaAGAATGGTCAATCCTGCTAGTGGCGAACAAAGTCGGAACATCATTTTTAAGATAAACACAAAGATTATGCAAACTAGTAATAGGCAAAAGATTCCTAGGATGCACCCAGGGGCGGACCTAGGAGGGCTCTAGCCTGCCTACTGCCCAAGACCTTCATtagatcaaaggaggaagatgagaagaagagaggggaaaaaagaagaagaataagagaAAGAAATAGCTTATTGCCCAACCATAGTGCATAAAGAAGAGTTTTCTCTTTCCTCTACTCTCTCTCCTACTACACGAGTAGAATAAATAGCTGCCGCTTGTTGATGTTTTTTACATAAGCATCGAGAAAGTGAACCACAATTTTTGTTTACTATAAAGATACGTAGCTTTCCTGCGTATTCTCGAACGAAAAAGAAAGGAACCACGATAAAAATCCATCTGTTCATGGGTCCCGGCTTGTATTATTGGGCAACAGCCATCGCCCTTGACCTTAGGAAAAAAGGGAAGCATCGGGGACCGTCACCACTGAGAAAACGAATCAACGCTCCTCATCTTCCTTCCCATTTCCGTCAGCATGACAGCTGACAGCGCTTAAAGATTCATTTCCAACAGCATGacagcattgaaagattcatcGATCGGCAAGACTGTAGAATTGATGAATAAATGAATAATTGGACTAAGAGTGACCGATGCGGTTACTTCAGCATTATACCTGTATTTTGATAAGCAATTTGCTCTTCACAAGTCCCTCATCCAAGAGCAAGCAACGGCgtcgctcgccggccgccggccatggcatCCCGGTTTTTCTTTCTTGTCGTTGCCGTCGTGGCCCGGCTCTGCAGCGCCGCTATGGCGACTGGTGGTCAGGCCGACGACATCTTGCGGCCGTGGCCGCCTGACTGCTCGACGGCGGACAACTACACGGCCGACAGCCAGTACAAGAAGAACCTGGACcagctcctcgccgcgctccccgcggcggccggcgacaaCGGCTGGTTCTACGAGGGCAGCGCCGGGGCCGGCACCGACGACGAGGTGTTCGGCCTCATCATGTGCTACGCCGACCACAACGCGACGGCGTGCCTCGACTGCCTCTCCAGGGCGCCCGCCGGGATCGCCACGGTGTGCCCGGGCAGCCGGAACGTTCGCGCCATGTACGACGCGTGCGTGCTCCGGTACTCGGCGGCGCCGATCCCGGCCACCGCGGACCTCAGCTACTTGCACTCCGTGAACGGGACCGTCCGTGGGGTGCCCGTCGGCGTCACCTCGGAGAGCGCCCGGGCAGCCTGGGTGGCGCTGATGAGCGAGCTCACGGGCGGCGTCGCTGGCTCGCCGCTGCGGCTCGCCAACGGCAGCACGCCGTACTCGGGCTCGCAGGCTATGTACGGCCTGGCGCAGTGCACCAGGGACCTCAACGCCAGCGAGTGCTCCAGCTGTGTCTCAAGCTACACGGACAGGCTGGGGGACCTGTTCCCCAACAACACCGGCGGCGCCATCAAGGGGTACAGCTGCTACCTGCGCTACCAGGTGGGCGTCCTCGACATCaccctgccgccggcgccaactCCCCCGGCGATATCCGTAGGACCTTCATCGTCTTCCAAGAGCGCCGATCATTCCAAGACCATCGGGATCCTGATCGGCGTGTTCGTCGGTTCCAGCTTGATAGCCCTGGTCTTCTTCATGCGACTCCCCCGGCGAAAGAGGGAAAAAAGTAAGCTCGTCGATGAAGAAGCAGCAAGAGAGATGGACGACGAGTTCGAGGAAGGGACCGGGCCAAAGCAGTTCCGCTACAGCGAGCTCGCCATGGCCACCGACTACTTCTCGGACAAGCGCAAGCTCGGAGAAGGTGGGTTCGGGTCAGTGTACAGAGGCTACATTAAGGAGATGGACCTTCACGTCGCCATCAAGAGGGTGTCCAAGGGTTCGAAGCAGGGCAGGAAGGAGTACGCCTCGGAGGTCAGGATCATCAGCCTGCTGCGGCACCGTAACCTTGTGCAGCTCATCGGTTGgtgccatggcggcggcgagctcctcctcgtGTACGAGCTGATGCCCAACGGCAGCCTCGACACGCACCTCTACAGCGCCAGGGACGGCGCCCTGCTGCCATGGCCGCTGCGGCACGAGATCGTGCTCGGCCTGGGGTCGGCCCTGCTGTACCTTCATCAGGATTGGGAGCAGTGCGTTCTTCACAGGGACATCAAGCCGAGCAACGTGATGCTGGACGCGTCCTTCCACGCCAAGCTCGGCGACTTCGGGCTCGCCAGGCTCgtcggccacggccgccgctcGCACACCACGGTGATCGCCGGCACCTTGGGCTACATAGACCCCGACTGCATGATCACCGGCAGGGCCAGCACCGAGACTGACgtctacagcttcggcgtcgtcctcctcgagATCGCCTGCGGCCGGCGGCCTCTGGTGGCCGTTAGCCGCAGCCACAGGGAAGAAGACGTGATGAGCCGGCCTCTGGTGGCTCGCCACGGGGAAGATGGTAGGGAAGAAGACGTGATCCACATCGTGCAGTGGGTGTGGGAGTTCTACGGCAGGGGAGCCATCCTCGACGCTGCCGACGCGCGGCTGAAGGGGGAGTTCGACGCCAGCGAGATGGAGACGGTGATGGTCGTCGGGCTCTGGTGCGCGCAACCAGACCGGAGCCTCAGGCCGTCCATCAGGCAGGCCGTCAACGTGCTCCGGCGAGAGGTGCCACCTCCGAGCCTGCCGGCGGGGATGCCGGTGCCAATCTTCCTGTCACCGCCTAATACTTTATACTACACATCTTCAGTTGCGACGATGGGcggcagcaccagcaccagcaccagcaccaccgcttCTGCACCAGACAAAGAAAAATGTAGTGCCAAATTGATTTAGATGTTCATCATGTTCATAACAAAAATGTAGTGCCAAATTGGTTTAGATGTTGTTCATAAATGCAGTACAAAAGGCCTAGatgccaaaaaagaaaaagattatGCTATGTGCATTCCTAGAGCAAATCCAACGCCGTGAAGCTCCACTCGATGAACATAGCCAATCAACCGTCCCCTTGATTCCTCACTCGCCACCCATATATCATATATGGCAGGAGTGAAATCAAAGTGATGGTTGAGATTGAACAAGATGAGACACGTGGCATCCATCGAGGTGGTGCTGCACCGGACACTAAAACTGAtggcatatttttcttttttgccatTTCATTATTATTGTTCCACCAAGAAAAGGGACCTCGGCAAGGGAAATTATGAACTCATAATTCACCAGTGTATGTGTATGTGACATTTTCTGTTTCAGCATTTACAGTGATGACCAAAAGGCTTCGCTTCCCTAACCTTCCGCACACCCCACCACTTCAGTTTCCTTCGCCTTTACCCATAGGATCAGGGTACAAGGAAAGTACAATCAAGAGTCCTCCATGAACAGGATAGGGACTAAGCGGCAGCAGTTGCGACTGGAGTGTCAGGATGGGCGCCCCATTCGGTCCATGATCCGTCATATACTGAGACATCAGTTTTGCCAAGGCGATGAAGGCCCTAAAATGAGAGATAAGGTTATAGAAGCACAATTTGCCATTTGGAAAGTAAATTTCAAGTGATCAAGTCGCAGGTAATCTTACCAAGGCTAATACACATGCTGTCACACCAGTGCCGCAAGAGGTTACAAGGggttgatcaagtgatattccTGATAATGAATCGTACCAGAGAGATTATAAATACTACCACAGCTATGGTGGATTTCTAATGTTAAAACTTGGCTATTGTTGTTCTACATTAGGTGCCATAAAAATGTGTGCTAGCTTCAACTGATACGAGTACACAACAAATGTTATGCAAAACTAGTGGATATCACTCTTTCAACAAATCCAATAAATAAGATAACCGTACTTAAATCCAGGAAATATGATATATCGTGGGtcatatacatgcatgcaaGAGGATCAAAGTTTCAATAGCAAATGAATAACCGGTGTTAATTATGTGGAACAGTATGGCAGTGATCCACTGGTACTGCAGTAGCAATGAAGTTTCATGTTACTAGCTAGTCTCATATAACTACTTGGTGGACGCTAAGTTAAACTCAGATTCGCAAAGATGTAGGTATTTCAGCAGCCAAACTAGCTTAATGGGGTGTGTTAAAAAATATTTCCAGTACAGGGATATCCAACAAAACATAATGCAGCCTGGCTACTGGAGTATCAAGCAGGAATGAAGTACTTGCAACCTATATGGATGAAATATTACCTTCTTGCTCAAATCTTTTACGGAGTTCATCTGGGGCCAATAGCTTTTGTGAGCTGTCAAGCACCTGAAGAAAGTCAAGGAAGAATAAGAAATAACATAGACAATACTTCCAAGGGTTGCTTAAAAAAGGTACTTCCAGAGATAGAAAAACATCTCTGCCAACACTCTGTATGCACACAAAAAGGATGACGGTACATGAACTTCTAGTTCAAACACCAATCCATGTTCCAGTCATCCAGTGCAAAAGTGTATATAACCAAGATACAAAGAAAGTGCAAGCAAAGATCATCTGACCCTCCATCCTGACATGGTTAATGAGGTATCATAGTATAAGTGAGGAAGAATAACCTCCAATACTACAAGTGTGTCTACCAACAATATCATGATCTCTTACTATGTCAATGTGCTGCGATTATCTCATCTACCAAATCCAGTATATCATCGCAGGTATACAACCTGAGCAGTCAGCTGGTCACCAATATATCTAGTAAACACACACATTTACACATCATCAAAATGGAAGGGCGGATGAAAGAAAAATACGACTAGAATGAGCAAGAAGTGCAAAGTATCATATGTTGAACATCAGCCTCCAACTATGATATTTATCAGATAAGTGCCTATCACCATCCATTATAAACACAGGAAAACATccaaacacacacaaaaaaaaactgatcAAAGTATGGAAAAGTGGAGAATTTCCACCTGGGGAAAAGGAACGCATTTGCTCCCAGGTACATGCCCACTTCTAATCCCCTTGCGTGGCTCCGGAACTGCACCATCAAATCTGAAATAGAAGTTTCAAATCAATCTAAAAATGCAAGTCCAAATTTCAATTACCAAAACAAATATACAACATTACTGCATTAGAGCTGCATACACCGTGCTGGTTAAAATACACTTAAGAATTAAAGTGCAAAAGCTAAACTGAGTTCTCAGCAAAAATAAATGAATGGACGTTATCCTCATTATATTATACAAATCATTTTCCTGAATGTGTACCACTGGCTGAACACTGTGGAACTAGTTCATTATAGGAATCTTTcaagagaaggagggagggagggagatccTTATGCTTCCAAGCAGTTATCAGAATTAGCAAATGCAAGTGCCTTCAGAAAACCACTAATCAACACCAAGCAGATCCTTATGGATAAAGGCAAAGGCTTTATATACTGCATGCATATGATGTGCTTATGACTTTTACAGAATTAGAATATGAGTAAGATACCTAGGTTTTGATCGAGCATCTATAAGTTGATGTGTCTGGGTCTTGATGTTCTCTTTCACCTGagaaaatcatatattagttgCTATGAAATATGAAGAAAGCTCAGTGGgtcgtgaaaaaaaaaacaataggcGGGTTTGGGACCCTTCAGCACTGACCTGATCAAGACTCCAAATAAGATGAGGCTGCAACTTTGCTTCAAATGTGAATGGACCAACCTGGAGAAGTATATGGAGGTTATGTATAACTGAAAATAGAGTTTAACACCCATTGGAACAGCTGCTAATGATGTATGTACTAATTAAGACTCAAATAGCTCAATAAAAGTAGTAGAGGTCTTGATGTGCAGTTGTAAGTTGCAATTAAATCACTGCCAAaagtaacaggagagtaaattaCCGGTTGACCCTGGTAAACTTTCTCAATTGCTTCACCAGCAGCACTGGCCTTTAAGATGGCATCACTGGATGCACTTGATTCAACGTCATACCCAGAAGCGCGCCATTGGGGCAAACCTCCATCTAGCACCCAAACTTTATCATGTCCAAATACTCGGAACATCCTGTTGTCAAGGTAGCAAACATAGCACAGTATTAGATATGAAAACTACCAAACATAGTAGTCATgaatgaacaaaaaaaattgcatcttGTTTCGACCACAGCTCATTTTGTCTTCAGCCCGAGCAATCTTTACATAttttttgtgaagaaaagaagcttACCACCAAACACGAGCAGCGCTGAACAGTCCCTTTCCATCATAAACTACTATCCCATCTTTGTTATAGATGCCAAGAGCGGATACAGCAGCCGAAAATGCCTTTTCAGATGGCAGCATGTGTGGTAACTGgacaaaaaatgaaaaaaggaaCCATTGATCTCAAATCTACATGCAGATGCTTACCCAAAAAAAGCAACTAATCAGATTAAATGATATTATTATTATCAACAACCATCGCAAAGAATTCAAGTACTACTTAGGCATGCCATGTTTAGCAACTTATACTCTTATAGTGACGCCGATATGACCAGCATGACAAAGAAAAAGATAACTTGTGTCCATACAACATATGGTGGCAGGTCTAATGAAGGAAGAAGGTTGTTGACTTCAGTTTTCTTTCTCACTTTATATGAGAAGAAAATGGCAACTCACACCATAATTACAGAGAGTGGTTCGGATGACACCCAACACATCTAATGTTAGAAGCTGAATCCAGGCTGAGATCAGAGGAATTAGAAAACAAGCTTTGATACTACAAGCAAAACTAACATGCTACAAGAAATTGAATATGTGCCACTAGAGAGCCTGATATCATCCCTGGTTATCCTAAATATATAGACCAGAAGAATGGGAAGGAAACTTGAATGCTAGCGCCTGCACTAACTAAAGCAACTAG
This sequence is a window from Setaria italica strain Yugu1 chromosome III, Setaria_italica_v2.0, whole genome shotgun sequence. Protein-coding genes within it:
- the LOC101777557 gene encoding thiosulfate/3-mercaptopyruvate sulfurtransferase 2 isoform X1; this encodes MAASLLSRAAAAAVALRGAARPHHLLARCTLPKETLLPLLLLLLTAATPPAGRVGWAAQGAGVYGCGAPPLAAGAFGIAARCNATSSSAVSEAAGVHELPRTEPVVSAEWLHANLKDPDVKVLDASWYMPAEQRNPLQEYQVAHIPGALFFDVDGISDKTSSLPHMLPSEKAFSAAVSALGIYNKDGIVVYDGKGLFSAARVWWMFRVFGHDKVWVLDGGLPQWRASGYDVESSASSDAILKASAAGEAIEKVYQGQPVGPFTFEAKLQPHLIWSLDQVKENIKTQTHQLIDARSKPRFDGAVPEPRKGIRSGHVPGSKCVPFPQVLDSSQKLLAPDELRKRFEQEGISLDQPLVTSCGTGVTACVLALGLHRLGKTDVSVYDGSWTEWGAHPDTPVATAAA
- the LOC101777557 gene encoding thiosulfate/3-mercaptopyruvate sulfurtransferase 2 isoform X2, which produces MAASLLSRAAAAAVALRGAARPHHLLARCTLPKGRVGWAAQGAGVYGCGAPPLAAGAFGIAARCNATSSSAVSEAAGVHELPRTEPVVSAEWLHANLKDPDVKVLDASWYMPAEQRNPLQEYQVAHIPGALFFDVDGISDKTSSLPHMLPSEKAFSAAVSALGIYNKDGIVVYDGKGLFSAARVWWMFRVFGHDKVWVLDGGLPQWRASGYDVESSASSDAILKASAAGEAIEKVYQGQPVGPFTFEAKLQPHLIWSLDQVKENIKTQTHQLIDARSKPRFDGAVPEPRKGIRSGHVPGSKCVPFPQVLDSSQKLLAPDELRKRFEQEGISLDQPLVTSCGTGVTACVLALGLHRLGKTDVSVYDGSWTEWGAHPDTPVATAAA
- the LOC101777143 gene encoding L-type lectin-domain containing receptor kinase IX.1-like, which codes for MASRFFFLVVAVVARLCSAAMATGGQADDILRPWPPDCSTADNYTADSQYKKNLDQLLAALPAAAGDNGWFYEGSAGAGTDDEVFGLIMCYADHNATACLDCLSRAPAGIATVCPGSRNVRAMYDACVLRYSAAPIPATADLSYLHSVNGTVRGVPVGVTSESARAAWVALMSELTGGVAGSPLRLANGSTPYSGSQAMYGLAQCTRDLNASECSSCVSSYTDRLGDLFPNNTGGAIKGYSCYLRYQVGVLDITLPPAPTPPAISVGPSSSSKSADHSKTIGILIGVFVGSSLIALVFFMRLPRRKREKSKLVDEEAAREMDDEFEEGTGPKQFRYSELAMATDYFSDKRKLGEGGFGSVYRGYIKEMDLHVAIKRVSKGSKQGRKEYASEVRIISLLRHRNLVQLIGWCHGGGELLLVYELMPNGSLDTHLYSARDGALLPWPLRHEIVLGLGSALLYLHQDWEQCVLHRDIKPSNVMLDASFHAKLGDFGLARLVGHGRRSHTTVIAGTLGYIDPDCMITGRASTETDVYSFGVVLLEIACGRRPLVAVSRSHREEDVMSRPLVARHGEDGREEDVIHIVQWVWEFYGRGAILDAADARLKGEFDASEMETVMVVGLWCAQPDRSLRPSIRQAVNVLRREVPPPSLPAGMPVPIFLSPPNTLYYTSSVATMGGSTSTSTSTTASAPDKEKCSAKLI